TTGAATAGTCTTTGGAGTAATTTCATATTTCTTTGATAATTGAGATATAGTTACCTCCGATTCTAGTAATTCCAACACTACTTTAGTTTTATATTCTGCACTGAAATTTTTAATATGCTTTTTTGTCATATATTTAAATTATGTTTCTTTTAATTTTATATCTTTTGCGAAACAAAACTATTGATTTTACTGTCTGACTTCTTCAGTCCACTATAATCTCAATTATCAAAGAAATATGAAATTACTCCAAAGACTATTCAAAATTGGAAGAAGCATTTTTTAAGTAATGCATCAATGGCTTTTGAGCCGGCAAAAGTAGTCAGTGAGTACAAAACAGAAATTGAGGAGTTAAAATCTCAAAATGATGAATTAGCAAAAGCTCTGGGGAAGGCTACAATAGAGAGGGACTGGGCGTTGGGAAAGCTAAACGGCTTGGATATAGCAAATAAACGAGATCTTGTCGATTCCAAGCTGAAAGAATTATCAATGGCAAGACAATGCGAATTATTGAAGATAAATAGATCTATGCTTTATTATCAGCCCCAAATAATGAGCTTATACAACAAAAAGATTATGGATAGAATAGATGAAATATATACAGATAATCCAGAGTATGGTTATCGTTTTATTTATAAATCTTTATTAGAGGAAGGATTAAATATTGGTAGAGATCGTACTCTCAAATACATGGGTATTATGGGTATAGAGGCTATTTATCCAAAGAAAAAGAAATCTATCTCTATGCAGAATAAAGATCATAAGATATATCCATATCTCCTTGAGCCTTATTGGCAAATATATAACGGTAGTCGGTCTGTATACGTACCAAGATCAAATGAAGTATGGAGCGGGGATATAACATACATTAGAACCCCGATAGGCTTTATGTATATGGCAGCAATTATAGATTGGCACAGTAAAGCTATATTGAGTTATAAACTGTCAAATTCAATGGATGCAAGCCTTGTAACGAGTATTTTAGAAGACGCTCTTAGTAAGTACCCACCTCCGCTGATATTCAATAGTGATCAAGGTAGTCAGTATACCGGCTCAGAACATATAAAAATACTCGAGAAATACGGTATACAAATCTCTATGAACGGTAAAGGCAGAAGCATCGATAACATTGTTATGGAGAGATTTTTTAAGACTCTAAAATATAATTGTATATTTATAAATGAATTTAACAATATCTCAGAACTTAGGGAGGGGATTAACATATATGTAGATAAATATAATAATAGAAGATTTCATTCTAGTATTGGTTATAAAAAACCTATGGATGTTTATCTCAATGCATTACAAAATGCAGCATGATAATAGGAAACAAAATCTACAAAAATTTGTCTTGATTTTTCAGTCCACTATATCAAAGAAATATGAAATTACTCCAAAGACTATTCAAAATTGGAAGAAGCATTTTTTAAGTAATGCATCAATGGCTTTTGAGCCGGCAAAAGTAGTCAGTGAGTACAAAACAGAAATTGAGGAGTTAAAATCTCAAAATGATGAATTAGCAAAAGCTCTGGGGAAGGCTACAATAGAGAGGGACTGGGCGTTGGGAAGAGTTATTGTCAAATGTTGTGTATGAAAAAAATTAGGCAACATATTTTTTCTCATTTAAGTTATCGTTACTAATTTCACTTACATGAATTCCATCTATAAATTTTTCCATATTAATAACTTGGGCAATGCGGTTTT
The sequence above is drawn from the Candidatus Megaera polyxenophila genome and encodes:
- a CDS encoding integrase, whose product is MAFEPAKVVSEYKTEIEELKSQNDELAKALGKATIERDWALGKLNGLDIANKRDLVDSKLKELSMARQCELLKINRSMLYYQPQIMSLYNKKIMDRIDEIYTDNPEYGYRFIYKSLLEEGLNIGRDRTLKYMGIMGIEAIYPKKKKSISMQNKDHKIYPYLLEPYWQIYNGSRSVYVPRSNEVWSGDITYIRTPIGFMYMAAIIDWHSKAILSYKLSNSMDASLVTSILEDALSKYPPPLIFNSDQGSQYTGSEHIKILEKYGIQISMNGKGRSIDNIVMERFFKTLKYNCIFINEFNNISELREGINIYVDKYNNRRFHSSIGYKKPMDVYLNALQNAA
- a CDS encoding integrase, with protein sequence MQHDNRKQNLQKFVLIFQSTISKKYEITPKTIQNWKKHFLSNASMAFEPAKVVSEYKTEIEELKSQNDELAKALGKATIERDWALGRVIVKCCV